One segment of Phragmites australis chromosome 13, lpPhrAust1.1, whole genome shotgun sequence DNA contains the following:
- the LOC133888874 gene encoding ACT domain-containing protein ACR6-like, with protein sequence MALTAAAWMDDHDEYAKLVRGMNPPRVVVDNEASDDATVIRVDSVNSYGTLLAVVQVITDLNLVIRKAYFSSDGSWFMDVFNVTDRDGNKVLDEATISYIQTTLEADDWYYPEARNTVGIVPSAEYTSIELTGTDRPGLLSEVCAVLAGMRCVVSSAELWTHNTRVASVVHVTDAGTGGAIEDAGRIADISTRLGNLLRGQSDVRAGGGSLAHHKERRLHQMMFDDWGHTAATGAGAAPSCPRTEVSVTPCAERGYTAVVVRCRDRPKLLFDTVCTITDMEYVVHHGTVSAEPCGGAYQEYYIRHVDGHPVRSDAERQRLVRCLEAAIERRTAEGLELEVRTGDRAGLLSNITRIFRENGLTIRRAEITSSGGEAVDTFYLSDPQGHPVETKTIEAIRAQIGEATLRVKHNPFAARNDTRKDTDVAGAGTTAFIFGNLFKFYRPFQSLGLIKLYS encoded by the exons ATGGCTCTCACAGCGGCGGCGTGGATGGACGACCACGACGAGTACGCTAAGCTCGTCAGGGGGATGAACCCGCCCAG GGTCGTGGTCGACAACGAGGCCTCCGACGACGCGACTGTGATCCGGGTGGACAGCGTGAACAGCTATGGCACGCTCCTCGCCGTCGTCCAGGTCATCACCGACCTCAACCTCGTCATCCGCAAGGCCTACTTCTCCTCCGACGGCAGCTGGTTCATGGACG TGTTCAATGTCACCGACCGTGATGGCAACAAGGTTCTTGACGAGGCGACCATCTCCTACATTCAGACG acgctggaggcggacgACTGGTACTACCCGGAGGCGCGCAACACGGTGGGCATCGTGCCGTCGGCGGAGTACACCTCCATCGAGCTCACCGGCACCGACCGCCCCGGCCTGCTCTCCGAGGTGTGCGCGGTGCTCGCCGGCATGCGCTGCGTGGTCAGCAGCGCCGAGCTGTGGACGCACAACACGCGCGTCGCCTCCGTCGTGCACGTCACCGACGCCGGCACCGGCGGCGCCATCGAGGACGCGGGCCGCATCGCCGACATCAGCACGCGCCTCGGGAACCTGCTGCGCGGGCAGAGCGACGTGCGCGCCGGCGGGGGCAGCCTGGCGCACCACAAGGAGCGCCGGCTGCACCAGATGATGTTCGACGACTGGGGACACACGGCCGCCACCGGTGCCGGCGCGGCACCCTCGTGCCCGCGGACGGAGGTGTCCGTGACGCCGTGCGCCGAGCGCGGGTACACGGCGGTGGTGGTCCGTTGCCGCGACCGGCCCAAGCTGCTGTTCGACACCGTCTGCACTATCACCGACATGGAGTACGTCGTCCACCACGGCACCGTCAGCGCGGAGCCCTGCGGCGGCGCGTACCAGGAGTACTACATCCGGCACGTGGACGGCCACCCCGTCCGCTCCGATGCCGAACGCCAGCGCCTCGTCCGCTGCCTCGAGGCGGCCATCGAGCGCCGGACCGCCGAgggcctggagctggaggtgcGCACGGGCGACCGCGCCGGCCTGCTCTCGAACATCACCCGCATCTTCCGCGAGAACGGGCTCACCATCCGGCGCGCGGAGATCACGTCGTCGGGCGGCGAGGCCGTGGACACGTTCTACCTGTCCGACCCGCAGGGCCACCCCGTGGAGACCAAGACCATCGAGGCCATCCGCGCGCAGATCGGCGAGGCCACGCTGCGAGTCAAGCACAACCCCTTCGCCGCCAGGAACGACACGAGGAAGGACACCGACGTCGCCGGCGCTGGCACGACGGCGTTCATATTCGGGAACTTGTTCAAGTTCTACCGGCCGTTTCAGAGTTTGGGCCTCATCAAGCTCTACTCTTGA